The following are from one region of the Channa argus isolate prfri chromosome 6, Channa argus male v1.0, whole genome shotgun sequence genome:
- the ilkap gene encoding integrin-linked kinase-associated serine/threonine phosphatase 2C isoform X1, which yields MDLFDDLPEPTQNSGPVSAPAPQSTIKEEEEKKEEGRRIKRKLEDAESHTAKKEGERGEIKKVCKEGLPVLKGYVAARRGEREEMQDAHVLMPDLSSCLSALPSQVSRVSYFAVFDGHGGARASQFAAEHLHLNLAKKFPSGDPENLDKLIKKCLLDTFRQTDEDFLKKASSQKPAWKDGSTATCVLVVDDTVYVANLGDSRAVLCRLEAAAEEQKKSVTLALSKEHNPTIYEERMRIQRAGGTVRDGRVLGVLEVSRSIGDGQYKRCGVISTPDLRRCQLTTNDRFIILACDGLFKVFSAEEAVKFVLNIMQERSVEQKPGLTEEDVRFEVACQQLASEAVKRGCADNVTVILVTIRF from the exons ATGGATCTGTTCGACGACCTGCCAGAACCCACTCAGAACTCCG GTCCAGTGTCAGCACCTGCACCACAGTCCAccataaaagaagaagaggagaagaaggaggaaggaaggagaataaaaagaaaactagaaGATGCTGAGAGCCACACAGCTAAAAAGGAGGGGGAGCGAGGGGAGATCAAGAAAGTTTGTAAAGAAG GCCTTCCTGTGTTGAAAGGCTACGTGGCGGCGAGGCGTGGAGAGCGGGAGGAGATGCAGGACGCTCACGTCTTGATGCCAGATTTGAGCAGCTGTCTGTCAGCTCTGCCATCACAAGT CTCTCGAGTTTCCTACTTCGCTGTGTTTGACGGTCACGGTGGAGCTCGAGCCTCTCAATTCGCTGCAGAGCATCTCCATCTTAATCTGGCCAAGAAATTTCCCAGTG GAGATCCTGAGAATTTGGACAAACTCATTAAGAAATGTCTCCTGGACACTTTCCGCCAAACAGATGAAGACTTTCTGAAGAAAGCTTCCAGCCA GAAACCAGCATGGAAAGATGGTTCAACAGCCACCTGTGTGCTGGTGGTGGATGACACGGTTTACGTGGCCAATCTGGGAGACAGTAGG GCGGTGTTGTGTCGTTTGGAGGCAGCTGCAGAGGAGCAGAAGAAGTCAGTGACTCTGGCTCTTAGTAAAGAACACAACCCGACCATCTATGAGGAGAGGATgaggatccagagagcaggaggAACTGTcag GGATGGCAGAGTGCTGGGTGTCCTCGAAGTGTCCCGTTCTATCGGAGACGGTCAGTACAAACGCTGTGGAGTCATTTCAACGCCTGACCTGAGGAGGTGTCAACTCACAACTAACGACAG gtTTATCATTCTGGCCTGTGATGGTCTGTTCAAAGTGTTTTCTGCTGAGGAAGCTGTAAAATTTGTCCTTAACATCATGCAG GAGCGGAGTGTGGAGCAGAAGCCAGGGTTGACGGAGGAGGATGTGCGGTTTGAAGTGGCTTGTCAACAGTTGGCCAGCGAGGCAGTGAAAAGAGGCTGTGCTGATAACGTTACTGTGATCCTGGTTACTATTCGATTCTGA
- the ilkap gene encoding integrin-linked kinase-associated serine/threonine phosphatase 2C isoform X2, which produces MQDAHVLMPDLSSCLSALPSQVSRVSYFAVFDGHGGARASQFAAEHLHLNLAKKFPSGDPENLDKLIKKCLLDTFRQTDEDFLKKASSQKPAWKDGSTATCVLVVDDTVYVANLGDSRAVLCRLEAAAEEQKKSVTLALSKEHNPTIYEERMRIQRAGGTVRDGRVLGVLEVSRSIGDGQYKRCGVISTPDLRRCQLTTNDRFIILACDGLFKVFSAEEAVKFVLNIMQERSVEQKPGLTEEDVRFEVACQQLASEAVKRGCADNVTVILVTIRF; this is translated from the exons ATGCAGGACGCTCACGTCTTGATGCCAGATTTGAGCAGCTGTCTGTCAGCTCTGCCATCACAAGT CTCTCGAGTTTCCTACTTCGCTGTGTTTGACGGTCACGGTGGAGCTCGAGCCTCTCAATTCGCTGCAGAGCATCTCCATCTTAATCTGGCCAAGAAATTTCCCAGTG GAGATCCTGAGAATTTGGACAAACTCATTAAGAAATGTCTCCTGGACACTTTCCGCCAAACAGATGAAGACTTTCTGAAGAAAGCTTCCAGCCA GAAACCAGCATGGAAAGATGGTTCAACAGCCACCTGTGTGCTGGTGGTGGATGACACGGTTTACGTGGCCAATCTGGGAGACAGTAGG GCGGTGTTGTGTCGTTTGGAGGCAGCTGCAGAGGAGCAGAAGAAGTCAGTGACTCTGGCTCTTAGTAAAGAACACAACCCGACCATCTATGAGGAGAGGATgaggatccagagagcaggaggAACTGTcag GGATGGCAGAGTGCTGGGTGTCCTCGAAGTGTCCCGTTCTATCGGAGACGGTCAGTACAAACGCTGTGGAGTCATTTCAACGCCTGACCTGAGGAGGTGTCAACTCACAACTAACGACAG gtTTATCATTCTGGCCTGTGATGGTCTGTTCAAAGTGTTTTCTGCTGAGGAAGCTGTAAAATTTGTCCTTAACATCATGCAG GAGCGGAGTGTGGAGCAGAAGCCAGGGTTGACGGAGGAGGATGTGCGGTTTGAAGTGGCTTGTCAACAGTTGGCCAGCGAGGCAGTGAAAAGAGGCTGTGCTGATAACGTTACTGTGATCCTGGTTACTATTCGATTCTGA
- the zgc:162872 gene encoding BAR_ACAPs and ArfGap_ACAP domain-containing protein isoform X2 has translation MDALLDFEECVKDSPEFRLNLDQFETEVSLLETKLDKNCMNQFNQGLQETVNFHTMLFDQTQRAINQQLTNLCTQFIPQLAETRREFVRIGEDLEMAAAKNAQVSRHKGSDAERASHLLLATRKCYQHFALDYCLQLNTFKTQQKIDILNSVFSFVHAQFTFFHQGFDLLRDLEPTMKTMAANLSQLSAECAVKRKELENKHLLVQQRDASGEPMVNTCPPSEDIIQGYLFKRSRRKSKTWKRCWFSIRNNQLIYRKSHKEDAMVLFEDLRLCAVKSLEHMDRRFCFELLSVQKCCALQADSEQLKQAWLSALQGSIDLAYRERTDTALTQPKEASPLVCGGDSSPGPLPHRPPALGVALRGPGNQQCCDCGEEEPRWASINLGVTMCIECSGIHRSLGVHLSKVRSLTLDSWEAEQLKLLCFLGNNAMNQIYEARCSNEGRIKPRPDSPRAEKEMWIKEKYVEKRFVQNSSSGGAQHHKDDARLRLYQATLSGDLITMAAALAEGAEVNGIIAEEEGRTALIGAAVGGSLLACEFLLQNGANVNHRDLRGRGALHAAATAGHTGQVCLLLKRGANQYAVDENGQDPLAIAVETANADIVTLLRMARMNEEMRDSDGLFGAMGDDETFQDIFRDFSDMASHDPEKLSRRQFSRGGEEDDDEQGGGRRGEEMANSRHSVK, from the exons ATGGACGCGCTGCTGGACTTTGAAGAGTGCGTCAAAGACTCACCCGAGTTCAG GCTAAACCTGGATCAGTTTGAGACCGAGGTTTCTCTGCTTGAGACAAAACTGGACAAG AACTGTATGAACCAGTTTAACCAGGGTCTGCAGGAGACGGTCAACTTTCACACT ATGTTGTTTGATCAGACTCAGAGGGCCATCAACCAGCAGCTGACCAACCTCTGTACACA gTTCATCCCCCAGCTGGCGGAGACCAGGAGGGAGTTTGTTCGGATTGGGGAGGATCTGGAAATGGCTGCGGCAAAAAATGCTCAGGTGTCTCGGCACAAAGGCAGTGACGCGGAGCGAGCGAGTCACCTGCTGCTCGCCACACGGAAATGCTACCAACACTTTGCCTTGGACTACTGTCTGCAG ctcAACACCTTCAAGACTCAGCAAAAGATTGACATCTTAAACTCA GTGTTTTCCTTCGTCCACGCTCAGTTCACCTTCTTTCACCAAGGCTTCGACCTTCTCAGAGACCTGGAGCCCACCATGAAGACCATGGCAGCAAAT TTGTCGCAGCTCTCAGCAGAATGTgcagttaaaagaaaagagctgGAGAACAAACACCTGTTGGTCCAGCAGAGA GATGCTTCAGGTGAGCCAATGGTCAACACGTGTCCTCCCAGTGAAGACATCATCCAGGGTTACTTGTTCAAACGCTCCAGGAGGAAATCCAAAACCTGGAAAAG ATGCTGGTTTTCCATCAGAAACAACCAGCTTATTTACAGAAAGTCACACAAG GAAGATGCCATGGTTCTGTTTGAAGATCTCAGACTGTGTGCCGTCAAATCTCTGGAGCACATGGACCGACGTTTCTGCTTTGAGCTTCTCTCCGTCCAGAA GTGCTGTGCTTTGCAGGCCGACTCGGAGCAGTTGAAGCAGGCCTGGCTCAGTGCTCTGCAGGGCAGCATTGATCTGGCTTACAGAGAGAGAACCGACACTGCGCTCACACAG CCTAAAGAAGCCTCCCCTCTTGTGTGTGGTGGGGACAGCTCACCAGGCCCTCTACCACACAGACCACCAGCCTTGGGTGTGGCCTTGAGGGGCCCTGGGAACCAGCAGTGCTGTGACTGTGGGGAGGAGGAACCTCGCTGGGCCTCCATCAACCTGGGAGTCACCATGTGCATCGAGTGCTCCGGCATACACAG GAGTCTAGGTGTTCACCTGTCTAAGGTGCGATCTCTCACTCTGGATTCATGGGAGGCTGAACAGCTGAAG CTGCTGTGCTTTCTAGGAAATAATGCCATGAACCAAATTTATGAGGCGCGATGTTCAAATGAAGGACGAATCAAACCTAGACCTGACAGCCCACG AGCAGAGAAGGAGATGTGGATCAAAGAAAAATATGTGGAGAAGAGATTTGTACAGAACAGCAGCTCAGGTGGAGCTC AGCATCATAAAGACGACGCAAGGCTGCGTCTGTATCAGGCCACGTTGTCAGGAGACCTGATCACAATGGCAGCAGCGTTGGCTGAAGGGGCTGAGGTCAATGGGATCATTGCAGAAGAGGAGGGACGCACTGCGCTGATTGGAGCTGCTGTTGGG GGGTCGCTGTTGGCCTGTGAGTTCCTGCTGCAGAACGGAGCAAACGTCAACCACCGAGACCTGAGAGGACGCGGGGCACTGcatgctgctgccactgctggaCACACCGG ACAGGTGTGTCTGTTGTTAAAGAGAGGAGCCAATCAGTACGCTGTAGATGAGAATGGACAGGACCCATTGGCCATCGCTGTGGAAACGGCGAACGCTGACATTGTCACACT GCTGCGTATGGCCAGGATGAATGAGGAGATGAGAGATTCAGATGGACTCTTTGGAGCAATGG GAGACGATGAGACATTT
- the zgc:162872 gene encoding BAR_ACAPs and ArfGap_ACAP domain-containing protein isoform X1 produces MDALLDFEECVKDSPEFRLNLDQFETEVSLLETKLDKVMKLCSKMVEAGQAYNAANQLFLSGLAELSTHQKNDSIITNCMNQFNQGLQETVNFHTMLFDQTQRAINQQLTNLCTQFIPQLAETRREFVRIGEDLEMAAAKNAQVSRHKGSDAERASHLLLATRKCYQHFALDYCLQLNTFKTQQKIDILNSVFSFVHAQFTFFHQGFDLLRDLEPTMKTMAANLSQLSAECAVKRKELENKHLLVQQRDASGEPMVNTCPPSEDIIQGYLFKRSRRKSKTWKRCWFSIRNNQLIYRKSHKEDAMVLFEDLRLCAVKSLEHMDRRFCFELLSVQKCCALQADSEQLKQAWLSALQGSIDLAYRERTDTALTQPKEASPLVCGGDSSPGPLPHRPPALGVALRGPGNQQCCDCGEEEPRWASINLGVTMCIECSGIHRSLGVHLSKVRSLTLDSWEAEQLKLLCFLGNNAMNQIYEARCSNEGRIKPRPDSPRAEKEMWIKEKYVEKRFVQNSSSGGAQHHKDDARLRLYQATLSGDLITMAAALAEGAEVNGIIAEEEGRTALIGAAVGGSLLACEFLLQNGANVNHRDLRGRGALHAAATAGHTGQVCLLLKRGANQYAVDENGQDPLAIAVETANADIVTLLRMARMNEEMRDSDGLFGAMGDDETFQDIFRDFSDMASHDPEKLSRRQFSRGGEEDDDEQGGGRRGEEMANSRHSVK; encoded by the exons ATGGACGCGCTGCTGGACTTTGAAGAGTGCGTCAAAGACTCACCCGAGTTCAG GCTAAACCTGGATCAGTTTGAGACCGAGGTTTCTCTGCTTGAGACAAAACTGGACAAG GTGATGAAGCTGTGTAGCAAGATGGTGGAGGCGGGGCAAGCATACAATGCAGCCAATCAGCTGTTCCTGAGCGGCCTGGCTGAGCTCTCCACACACCAGAAGAACGACAGCATCATCACT AACTGTATGAACCAGTTTAACCAGGGTCTGCAGGAGACGGTCAACTTTCACACT ATGTTGTTTGATCAGACTCAGAGGGCCATCAACCAGCAGCTGACCAACCTCTGTACACA gTTCATCCCCCAGCTGGCGGAGACCAGGAGGGAGTTTGTTCGGATTGGGGAGGATCTGGAAATGGCTGCGGCAAAAAATGCTCAGGTGTCTCGGCACAAAGGCAGTGACGCGGAGCGAGCGAGTCACCTGCTGCTCGCCACACGGAAATGCTACCAACACTTTGCCTTGGACTACTGTCTGCAG ctcAACACCTTCAAGACTCAGCAAAAGATTGACATCTTAAACTCA GTGTTTTCCTTCGTCCACGCTCAGTTCACCTTCTTTCACCAAGGCTTCGACCTTCTCAGAGACCTGGAGCCCACCATGAAGACCATGGCAGCAAAT TTGTCGCAGCTCTCAGCAGAATGTgcagttaaaagaaaagagctgGAGAACAAACACCTGTTGGTCCAGCAGAGA GATGCTTCAGGTGAGCCAATGGTCAACACGTGTCCTCCCAGTGAAGACATCATCCAGGGTTACTTGTTCAAACGCTCCAGGAGGAAATCCAAAACCTGGAAAAG ATGCTGGTTTTCCATCAGAAACAACCAGCTTATTTACAGAAAGTCACACAAG GAAGATGCCATGGTTCTGTTTGAAGATCTCAGACTGTGTGCCGTCAAATCTCTGGAGCACATGGACCGACGTTTCTGCTTTGAGCTTCTCTCCGTCCAGAA GTGCTGTGCTTTGCAGGCCGACTCGGAGCAGTTGAAGCAGGCCTGGCTCAGTGCTCTGCAGGGCAGCATTGATCTGGCTTACAGAGAGAGAACCGACACTGCGCTCACACAG CCTAAAGAAGCCTCCCCTCTTGTGTGTGGTGGGGACAGCTCACCAGGCCCTCTACCACACAGACCACCAGCCTTGGGTGTGGCCTTGAGGGGCCCTGGGAACCAGCAGTGCTGTGACTGTGGGGAGGAGGAACCTCGCTGGGCCTCCATCAACCTGGGAGTCACCATGTGCATCGAGTGCTCCGGCATACACAG GAGTCTAGGTGTTCACCTGTCTAAGGTGCGATCTCTCACTCTGGATTCATGGGAGGCTGAACAGCTGAAG CTGCTGTGCTTTCTAGGAAATAATGCCATGAACCAAATTTATGAGGCGCGATGTTCAAATGAAGGACGAATCAAACCTAGACCTGACAGCCCACG AGCAGAGAAGGAGATGTGGATCAAAGAAAAATATGTGGAGAAGAGATTTGTACAGAACAGCAGCTCAGGTGGAGCTC AGCATCATAAAGACGACGCAAGGCTGCGTCTGTATCAGGCCACGTTGTCAGGAGACCTGATCACAATGGCAGCAGCGTTGGCTGAAGGGGCTGAGGTCAATGGGATCATTGCAGAAGAGGAGGGACGCACTGCGCTGATTGGAGCTGCTGTTGGG GGGTCGCTGTTGGCCTGTGAGTTCCTGCTGCAGAACGGAGCAAACGTCAACCACCGAGACCTGAGAGGACGCGGGGCACTGcatgctgctgccactgctggaCACACCGG ACAGGTGTGTCTGTTGTTAAAGAGAGGAGCCAATCAGTACGCTGTAGATGAGAATGGACAGGACCCATTGGCCATCGCTGTGGAAACGGCGAACGCTGACATTGTCACACT GCTGCGTATGGCCAGGATGAATGAGGAGATGAGAGATTCAGATGGACTCTTTGGAGCAATGG GAGACGATGAGACATTT